The following is a genomic window from Fervidobacterium sp..
GATTTCTTTTATTAATCTTGCAAGCATTCTCACAGTAACTGTACCCCTTGGATTCCCTATGTTAAAAGCTTGTCCAACCGCTTGCTCTTTTTCCAAACTTAGGAGAACTCCATCTACGAAATCATCAATATAACACCAAGATCTAATCTGGTCACCATCACCATGGATTTCTAAGGTTTCATTTCTAAGCGCTCGACAAACGAACTTATGAATTGCCCCTTCACCAACCTGACCAGGACCGTATACGTTGAATGGTCTAATTATGACCACAGGTATTTTGTATTCTTTATAATACGCATAACACAAATGCTCGCTGGCGAGTTTAGAAACAGAATAAGTCCATCTTGCTTCTCCAACAGTTGATAAACTGCTTTGTGCATCATCCCCTACCTTGTAAGCGTAAGAACCAAAGACTTCTGAAGTTGAGAAATTTAAAAATCTGTGCAGTTGAAGTTCTTTTACTGCTTCAAGTACGTTATATGTACCAACAATATTAATCTGCATCGTTTTGACTGGATATTTTATCACCGTATCTACACCTGCAATGGCAGCTAAGTGAATAATTACATTTGGTTTGAAATCGTCTATCACAGATTTTAAAAAACCAAAATTAACCACATCGCCTTGTACGAGTTTCACATTTGGAGAATCAGTAATAAACGAATCTTTCATAGAATTTCTCCACAAATTATCATACAAAACGATCTCGTTCTTTTCATACAATCTTTCCGCAATTTTGGTACCTATGAATCCAGCACCACCGGTTATGAAAATTTTCTTACCCTCTATCAAACTTTCCATCCTCCTTCATAATATTGTAGTACAAATGCACTAAATCATACTTTATTTTTTCAATGTCATGATACCTTTCAACGTAGAGTCTTGCTCTCTTACCAATTTCGGTAAACTCGTTTTTCCTTTTTATCAAATCTTCTAAAACCTCTAAAAGATTATCTGGATTTGCTCTTATTACAGGCAAGTCTGGAGGATACTTTTCAACAAAATAATCTGGTACAGAAACAACCACAGGCTTGCCTAATGCCATACACTCAATTGCAAGCAATCCATATCCTTCGGAATGTAATTGATCAATTACCAAATCGGCTTTCATATATATTTTTTTAGCTTCACTATGTGGTATTCCTTTAATCAAAATGAATTCTATAGGGTACTTTTCTTTCAATTTTTCAACAACAGAAGTTATTGTTTCCGTACCTTTTATCTCTGGACTTGTAGGTGCATGCGCAATGATTATTTTCTCCCCAGGTTCTTTCAAACTATAAGGATATATACTCAGATTAATAGCCTGAGGTAGAAAATGTGTGCGTTTAAAATAACCTTTTACATATTCTGAAAGTGTAAATTCAACAATGCAATGATCAATATACTTTGACACAAAGTCCAATCTTTTTAAAACTAACTCATCCCGTTCTTTTACCCTTGCGTAAGGATTGAATTCCAAAGCCTTAGACAAAGTTCTGACATCTGAACCCCAATACTGCATTAAAGAAGTTTTACCTATGGACTTAAGAAAAGGTAAATCAGCGTTTTGAGGGTGAAGGCTTGAACCAAAATGAAAATGAAAGATATCAAAAGAATTTATAAATTGATTTATGATGTCGTTATCAACCTTACCGATTTCAATATTATAATCACTCTTGTATCCTAAATAAGTTGGAAAATAGTTCAACGATCTTGCAAATATTCCCATACTTTTTAATCCAGAAACGTAAGTATACATCTGGTTGGCTATTTCTATTGTTCCATGCAAGATTCTAAGTTTGTGTGTTTTCAAATCCTCAATAAAACTTTTTGCTTTCAAAACTTCCGGATATTTTTTCGAAAACGCAGTAACAATTGCATCCCTTAAGGATAGTTTTTTAGATAAAAAGATGGTTCGCACGAAAGATTCATTTGCCTTTTCTTGTTCGCCACTTAAATCCTGTACAATGCCTTTTAATAACACATAAGGTAGAAAGTATTCATTTTCCTGCAATTTTTCAAACTTTTCTTTTGCTCTTTGAAAGCTACCCTTTCTCAAATCAATAGATATATCAAGAATATCATGCCTGTAATTGTTAAGATCAATATTATTGCAAATAAAGCTCTTTATATCTTCGTCTGAAGAAAGCTCGCAAACCTTCTGAAAGTTCGTCAGGAGTTGTGAATGATTACTCACTATATCTCACCTCATCCGATAAATGTGATGAACATGTTTTTGTTAAAACATATAAAATCATCTCCGAGAACAACTCATCTTCATCTATTTGCTCAATTAAATTTATAATACTTTCAATCTCTCTTTCAAGTGGATAATTTTCTTCGACGAATTCTCTCAAAATAACCGGATTCAAGTCTTTCAAAATTATTTTTGAAACAACTTCTTCAATCGAGCCAAAAACACATTCTTTCGGAAGGTTCTGACCTATAATCTCATTGGCTTCGTATACAAATGTTGGTAGTCCCATTGCCATAGACAAGAGGATAAAGTAACTAATTTCTTCCGAAAAGGTATAAAAAATCGCGACATCCTTGTCGATTAAAAAATCATAGAAACTTTCACTAACAGGTGATAAGAAAAACGTGTTGTCAAGATTGTATTTCTTCAGCCAAATTTTCATAGCTTTTATAACTTCAACGGGAGAGTTTTCCGGCACCTTTAGGTAGAACTCAAATTCACCTTTTTCAGAAAGTTTCTTAGCAATTTCAAGCAAACTAAGCAGCCCGAGGTAACTCATATCACATATAAGCGCGATCTTTTTATTTGACCTTTTCGAAAACACTATCTCAGATAAGTTAACGCATTTTTCTATAGTAACTCTCGGAATAGAAAGCACTTCCTCATATCTTTCTTCATAAAATTTTCTAACAACATTACTTGAAAAAATTATTCTATCAATAAAATACCAGTTAATATCATTGACCACAGATCCTCCAACAAGATCGTAAATTCTTACTATAACTTTACGTTCATTTTTTGGTAACTTTTTCGACACCTCGGCTAATATGTTGTTTACACCTTCAAACCAAATTATATCAGCTTGATTAAAAGATTTCAAAACTTCATCAGCGTTTTTTGGCAATACGACTTCTACATTGTAGACACCTGATAGCACATTCGATAACTGATAAGAAAAATATCGTTCGTTTGGACTTGCAAAAATTACCATACTCTGTTTTTTGCTTAGCTGGCTTAAAAGTTTGTTGTATTTTTCGAGAACATTTTCAGCTGCTCCGTATTTGATAGCTTTAGTGTAATAATATGTAGCCATATGTAAATTTCCTAAGGCCTTTGTTGCATCGGCGGCAAGTTCGTAAACACCGGCAAACTTGTGCTGTGCCCTTAAGGAGAATCTCCAAGCTGATCTGTAATCACCTCTTTGGTAGGCAAGCTTTGCGAAATTATAAGATGCTGCCGGATGGAAAGGATCCAATTCAAGCACCTTCAGAAAACTTTCGTAAGACTTCTCAAGATTGCCCGTGTAGTAAAAGATAATACCTAAAGCATTTAACTGGTCAGTTTGAGAGGGTAACGTTTGAGCAAGGTTAATTGCTTTTTCAAATTCTTGGTTGTTCAAGAGTTGCGAA
Proteins encoded in this region:
- a CDS encoding GDP-mannose 4,6-dehydratase, encoding MIEGKKIFITGGAGFIGTKIAERLYEKNEIVLYDNLWRNSMKDSFITDSPNVKLVQGDVVNFGFLKSVIDDFKPNVIIHLAAIAGVDTVIKYPVKTMQINIVGTYNVLEAVKELQLHRFLNFSTSEVFGSYAYKVGDDAQSSLSTVGEARWTYSVSKLASEHLCYAYYKEYKIPVVIIRPFNVYGPGQVGEGAIHKFVCRALRNETLEIHGDGDQIRSWCYIDDFVDGVLLSLEKEQAVGQAFNIGNPRGTVTVRMLARLIKEISGSRSDIVHVPKTYVDVELRIPSIEKAKNLLGFEPKIDLEEGLKKTIDWYREKMLG
- a CDS encoding glycosyltransferase, which gives rise to MSNHSQLLTNFQKVCELSSDEDIKSFICNNIDLNNYRHDILDISIDLRKGSFQRAKEKFEKLQENEYFLPYVLLKGIVQDLSGEQEKANESFVRTIFLSKKLSLRDAIVTAFSKKYPEVLKAKSFIEDLKTHKLRILHGTIEIANQMYTYVSGLKSMGIFARSLNYFPTYLGYKSDYNIEIGKVDNDIINQFINSFDIFHFHFGSSLHPQNADLPFLKSIGKTSLMQYWGSDVRTLSKALEFNPYARVKERDELVLKRLDFVSKYIDHCIVEFTLSEYVKGYFKRTHFLPQAINLSIYPYSLKEPGEKIIIAHAPTSPEIKGTETITSVVEKLKEKYPIEFILIKGIPHSEAKKIYMKADLVIDQLHSEGYGLLAIECMALGKPVVVSVPDYFVEKYPPDLPVIRANPDNLLEVLEDLIKRKNEFTEIGKRARLYVERYHDIEKIKYDLVHLYYNIMKEDGKFDRG